From a region of the Erythrobacter neustonensis genome:
- a CDS encoding GNAT family N-acetyltransferase, producing MYESRIAADHLTVAAVPGLAPEIDALAACNVPGRRFLRRAWYGAGGNKGARSLVLRGGDGAVLAVIPTVPFGPAIACARKVPGPYWPLRSPLLARDCTAAALAHAFDDPAAHSLGPVWRAGPARADDPAIIMLRDAARQAGWSVLVRPAGTGWVVDCNAARAENWPRASTARRLARLERRLAHHGKSEWRIVRGRDWSEAVLEELAAVEAASWIAATTDGSGAKFMAPHQRAAWRSVLADAVLADMLCATILTIDGTAVAFSFDLDDGPVRYGIAGTYRSPFAKAEVGKLANYRALADAIGAGQDVVDLGAGDSGYKRAMGARAGYELGDYLFVRSAAAARVIARFWGPAAKHG from the coding sequence ATGTACGAAAGCAGGATTGCAGCCGACCACCTGACGGTCGCAGCGGTTCCGGGCCTAGCGCCCGAGATCGATGCGCTGGCGGCGTGCAACGTGCCGGGTCGGCGGTTCCTGCGCCGCGCGTGGTATGGCGCAGGCGGCAACAAGGGCGCGCGCAGTCTGGTGCTGCGCGGCGGCGACGGCGCGGTACTTGCGGTGATCCCGACCGTCCCTTTCGGCCCTGCAATCGCGTGCGCGCGCAAGGTGCCCGGCCCGTACTGGCCGCTGCGCAGCCCGCTGCTTGCACGCGATTGCACGGCAGCCGCGCTGGCCCACGCGTTTGACGATCCCGCCGCGCATAGCCTTGGCCCGGTGTGGCGCGCAGGCCCGGCGCGGGCCGATGATCCGGCGATCATCATGCTGCGCGATGCCGCACGGCAGGCGGGATGGAGCGTTCTGGTGCGGCCTGCTGGCACAGGCTGGGTGGTGGACTGCAACGCTGCCCGCGCCGAAAACTGGCCGCGCGCCTCGACCGCCCGCCGTCTCGCCCGGCTGGAACGGCGGCTTGCACATCACGGCAAGTCCGAGTGGCGGATCGTGCGCGGCCGCGACTGGAGCGAGGCGGTGCTCGAAGAGCTGGCCGCAGTCGAGGCCGCCAGCTGGATCGCCGCCACAACCGATGGCAGCGGCGCAAAATTCATGGCCCCGCACCAACGCGCCGCGTGGCGCAGCGTGCTCGCCGATGCAGTGCTGGCCGACATGCTGTGCGCAACGATCCTGACCATCGATGGCACGGCGGTCGCCTTTTCCTTCGATCTCGACGATGGCCCGGTGCGTTACGGGATCGCGGGCACCTATCGCAGCCCCTTTGCCAAGGCCGAAGTCGGCAAGCTCGCCAACTACCGCGCGCTGGCCGATGCGATTGGCGCGGGGCAGGACGTGGTCGATCTGGGCGCAGGCGACAGCGGCTACAAGCGCGCAATGGGCGCGCGCGCCGGTTACGAACTTGGCGACTACCTCTTCGTGCGCAGCGCCGCCGCAGCGCGGGTGATCGCGCGCTTCTGGGGCCCGGCGGCAAAGCATGGCTGA
- a CDS encoding S-(hydroxymethyl)glutathione dehydrogenase/class III alcohol dehydrogenase: protein MKTRAAVAFAAKQPLEIVELDLEGPKAGEVLVEIMATGICHTDAYTLDGFDSEGIFPSVLGHEGAGIVREVGPGVTSVKPGDHVIPLYTPECRQCKSCLSGKTNLCTAIRATQGKGLMPDGTTRFSYKGQPIYHYMGCSTFSNFTVLPEIAVAKIREDAPFQSACYIGCGVTTGVGAVTNTAKVQVGDNVVVFGLGGIGLNVIQGARLAGANMIVGVDINPDREEWGKRFGMTHFLNTKGMSREETVAAIVALTDGGADYTFDATGNTEVMRTALEACHRGWGTSVIIGVAEAGKEIATRPFQLVTGRNWRGTAFGGAKGRTDVPKIVDMYMTGKIEIDPMITHVMGLEEINTAFDLMHEGKSIRSVVVF, encoded by the coding sequence ATGAAGACCCGCGCCGCCGTTGCCTTTGCCGCCAAGCAGCCGCTTGAAATCGTCGAACTCGATCTCGAAGGCCCGAAGGCCGGCGAAGTGCTGGTCGAGATCATGGCGACCGGCATCTGCCACACCGACGCCTATACATTGGACGGCTTCGACAGCGAGGGCATCTTCCCCAGCGTGCTCGGCCATGAAGGCGCGGGGATCGTGCGCGAGGTCGGCCCCGGGGTGACCAGCGTGAAGCCGGGCGACCATGTCATCCCGCTCTACACCCCGGAATGCCGCCAGTGTAAGTCATGCCTCAGCGGCAAGACCAACCTGTGCACCGCGATCCGCGCGACGCAGGGCAAGGGGCTGATGCCCGACGGCACCACGCGCTTCAGCTACAAGGGTCAGCCGATCTATCATTACATGGGCTGCTCGACCTTCTCGAACTTCACCGTGCTGCCCGAAATCGCGGTCGCCAAGATCCGTGAAGACGCGCCGTTCCAGTCCGCATGCTACATCGGTTGCGGCGTCACCACCGGCGTCGGCGCGGTGACCAACACGGCAAAGGTGCAGGTCGGCGACAATGTCGTGGTGTTCGGCCTTGGCGGGATCGGTTTGAACGTCATCCAGGGCGCGCGGCTGGCGGGCGCGAACATGATCGTCGGCGTCGACATCAACCCCGACCGCGAGGAATGGGGCAAGCGCTTCGGTATGACCCACTTCCTCAACACCAAGGGGATGAGCCGCGAGGAGACGGTCGCAGCGATCGTCGCGCTGACCGATGGCGGGGCGGATTACACCTTCGATGCCACCGGCAACACCGAAGTGATGCGCACCGCATTGGAAGCCTGCCACCGCGGCTGGGGCACCAGCGTCATCATCGGGGTGGCCGAAGCGGGCAAGGAAATCGCCACCCGCCCGTTCCAGCTGGTAACGGGCCGCAACTGGCGCGGCACCGCGTTCGGCGGGGCCAAGGGCCGCACCGACGTTCCCAAGATCGTCGACATGTACATGACCGGAAAGATCGAGATCGACCCGATGATCACCCACGTCATGGGCCTCGAAGAGATCAACACCGCCTTCGACCTGATGCACGAAGGCAAGTCGATCCGCAGCGTCGTGGTGTTCTGA
- a CDS encoding DUF5522 domain-containing protein: protein MALPDFHVLHEAACAAGEATYRDPATGYTVFTRLAHLKRGKCCGSACRHCPYGHEAVPSGR from the coding sequence ATGGCCCTGCCCGATTTCCATGTCCTGCACGAAGCCGCCTGCGCCGCCGGAGAAGCGACCTATCGCGATCCGGCAACGGGTTACACCGTGTTCACCCGTCTGGCGCATCTCAAGCGCGGCAAGTGCTGTGGATCGGCCTGCCGCCATTGCCCTTACGGCCATGAAGCCGTACCCAGCGGGCGCTGA
- a CDS encoding M1 family metallopeptidase, with amino-acid sequence MLFVAALMFAAPAAAQGVQQTKGNYEDKFRQLDEVLPDPSATRNASGAPGHQYWQQKVDYRIAATLDEARRRLTARATVRYTNNSPDSLPWLWMQLDQNIFKRDSMAELTDAFGGAGRRGPKVTLGSGSEPTKLSMEELRRQQAMADNDYGYDIDAVTTLNGGKLPHTIVGTLMRIDLSQPLAPGQSTEFAIDWAFNIVEEDAVNARSGYENFPDDPKKGGNDIFLLAQWFPRMVAYSDYEGWHNKEFLGRGEFTLEFGDYAVDLTVPADHIVAGTGMVQNPDEVLTSAQRQRLETAKTADAPVFIVTPAEAAAAESGTARGTKTWKFAAANVRDFAWASSRKFMWDAQGVKQPGAENETVLAMSFWPKEGGELWRKYSTAAVVHTLKVYSRFSFDYPYPTAQSVNGPVGGMEYPMITFNGPRTTLNKDGTRTYSLAEKMFLVGVVIHEIGHIYFPMTVNSDERQWTWMDEGINSFLDSVAGYEWDPNMPWTRSLPRDMIPYMVSTTQQPIMTQSDSVNDLGSNAYGKPSAAYHLLRDTIIGRERFDFALKEYARRWKFKRPTPADFFRTIEEASGTDLDWFWRGWFYTTDHVDISLDSIYRMKMDSKDPDIDLARRRRERADEPGLVGVRLNEEQGLPIWVMENPGVTDFYDKNDEFTVTPKDTKAYTDFLAGLAPWERAAFDRAVKEDANYYVLNFSNKGGLVMPIILGLTFKDGSKEKLSIPAEIWRRNSREVAKLLVYPKGKELAEVVVDPEWETGDADIENNQYPRRIIPSRIEAFKDEAAKSRVSRDLMGEAAGAEPDKKKK; translated from the coding sequence GTGCTGTTCGTCGCCGCCCTCATGTTTGCCGCTCCTGCCGCCGCCCAGGGCGTGCAGCAGACCAAGGGCAATTACGAGGACAAGTTCCGCCAACTCGACGAGGTGCTGCCCGATCCCAGCGCCACCCGCAACGCCAGCGGCGCGCCGGGGCATCAGTACTGGCAGCAGAAGGTCGACTACCGGATCGCCGCGACGCTCGACGAGGCCAGGCGCCGCCTGACCGCGCGCGCCACGGTGCGTTACACCAATAACTCGCCCGACAGCCTGCCGTGGCTGTGGATGCAGCTCGACCAGAACATCTTCAAGCGCGATTCGATGGCCGAGCTGACCGATGCCTTCGGCGGCGCGGGCCGGCGCGGGCCCAAGGTTACGCTGGGTTCGGGATCCGAGCCGACCAAGCTGTCGATGGAAGAACTGCGCCGCCAGCAGGCGATGGCCGACAACGATTATGGCTACGATATCGACGCGGTCACCACGCTGAACGGTGGGAAGCTGCCGCACACCATCGTCGGCACCTTGATGCGGATCGACCTGTCGCAGCCGCTTGCCCCGGGGCAGAGCACCGAGTTCGCGATCGATTGGGCGTTCAACATCGTCGAGGAAGACGCGGTCAACGCGCGCTCGGGATACGAGAATTTCCCCGATGATCCCAAGAAGGGCGGCAACGATATCTTCCTGCTTGCCCAGTGGTTCCCGCGGATGGTCGCCTATTCGGATTACGAGGGCTGGCACAACAAGGAGTTTCTGGGCCGCGGCGAATTCACGCTCGAATTCGGTGACTACGCGGTCGATCTGACCGTGCCTGCCGATCACATCGTCGCGGGCACCGGCATGGTGCAGAACCCCGACGAGGTGCTTACCTCCGCGCAGCGCCAGCGGCTCGAAACCGCAAAGACCGCCGATGCGCCGGTGTTCATCGTCACGCCCGCCGAAGCCGCTGCCGCCGAAAGCGGCACGGCGCGCGGGACCAAGACGTGGAAATTCGCCGCCGCCAACGTGCGCGATTTCGCCTGGGCCTCCAGCCGCAAGTTCATGTGGGACGCGCAAGGGGTGAAGCAGCCGGGCGCGGAGAACGAGACCGTGCTGGCGATGAGCTTCTGGCCCAAGGAAGGCGGGGAGCTGTGGCGCAAATATTCCACCGCTGCCGTGGTCCACACGCTCAAGGTCTATTCGCGCTTCAGCTTCGATTATCCCTATCCCACCGCGCAGTCGGTCAACGGGCCGGTCGGCGGGATGGAATATCCGATGATCACCTTCAACGGGCCGCGCACCACGCTGAACAAGGATGGCACCCGGACCTATTCGCTGGCGGAAAAGATGTTCCTCGTCGGCGTGGTGATCCACGAGATCGGGCACATCTATTTCCCGATGACGGTCAATTCGGATGAACGCCAGTGGACCTGGATGGACGAAGGCATCAACTCCTTTCTCGATTCGGTTGCGGGCTACGAATGGGACCCGAACATGCCGTGGACCCGCAGCCTGCCGCGCGACATGATCCCTTACATGGTCTCCACCACCCAGCAGCCGATCATGACCCAGTCGGATTCGGTCAATGACCTCGGCTCGAACGCCTATGGCAAGCCGTCGGCTGCCTATCATCTGCTGCGCGACACGATCATCGGGCGCGAACGCTTCGACTTCGCGCTCAAGGAATATGCGCGCCGCTGGAAGTTCAAGCGCCCGACGCCGGCCGACTTCTTCCGCACGATAGAGGAAGCCAGCGGCACCGATCTCGACTGGTTCTGGCGCGGGTGGTTCTACACCACCGATCACGTCGATATCAGTCTCGATTCTATCTACCGGATGAAGATGGATTCGAAGGATCCGGACATCGATCTGGCCCGCCGCCGCCGTGAGCGTGCCGACGAGCCCGGGCTGGTCGGCGTCCGCTTGAACGAGGAACAGGGCCTGCCGATCTGGGTCATGGAAAATCCCGGTGTCACCGATTTCTACGACAAGAACGACGAATTCACCGTCACCCCCAAGGATACCAAGGCCTACACCGATTTCCTCGCCGGGCTGGCCCCGTGGGAACGCGCTGCCTTCGATCGTGCGGTGAAGGAGGATGCCAATTATTACGTCCTCAATTTCAGCAACAAGGGCGGGCTTGTCATGCCGATCATCCTCGGGCTGACGTTCAAGGACGGGTCGAAGGAAAAGCTGTCGATCCCGGCCGAAATCTGGCGCCGCAATTCGCGCGAGGTGGCCAAGCTCCTGGTCTATCCCAAGGGCAAGGAACTGGCCGAGGTGGTGGTCGATCCCGAATGGGAAACCGGCGATGCCGATATCGAGAACAACCAGTATCCACGCCGCATCATCCCGAGCCGGATCGAAGCCTTCAAGGACGAGGCCGCCAAGTCGCGCGTGTCGCGCGATCTGATGGGTGAGGCTGCGGGCGCCGAACCGGACAAGAAGAAGAAATGA
- a CDS encoding DUF6702 family protein, with protein sequence MMLLRRFLTVLALVLAPLAAAGGASAHQQKIAISTVSQNPRSGGIEIAHQVPVHDAEHVLRIQGSKNPDIVGSADSREAFAAYVTTRFMLEVDGTVVQPTYVGSEIIGGSLWVYQEVPAPVAGAPGRLRINSQILTNVWARQENRVNIGSGTNVATLIFHQGDAPAEAVLTR encoded by the coding sequence ATGATGCTGCTGCGCCGCTTTCTCACCGTGCTTGCCCTTGTGCTCGCCCCGCTCGCCGCAGCGGGGGGCGCATCGGCGCACCAGCAGAAAATCGCGATCAGCACGGTTTCGCAAAACCCGCGTTCGGGTGGGATAGAGATCGCGCATCAGGTGCCCGTCCACGATGCCGAGCACGTCCTGCGCATTCAGGGGAGCAAAAACCCCGACATCGTCGGCAGCGCCGACAGCCGGGAGGCATTTGCCGCCTATGTCACCACGCGGTTTATGCTAGAAGTGGATGGCACTGTGGTGCAGCCGACGTATGTCGGCAGCGAAATCATCGGCGGCAGCCTGTGGGTCTATCAGGAAGTCCCGGCACCTGTGGCGGGCGCGCCGGGCAGACTGCGGATCAATTCCCAGATCCTCACCAATGTCTGGGCGCGGCAGGAAAACCGGGTGAATATCGGCAGCGGCACGAATGTTGCCACGCTAATCTTTCATCAGGGCGACGCGCCGGCCGAGGCCGTGTTGACGCGGTAA
- a CDS encoding putative bifunctional diguanylate cyclase/phosphodiesterase — MTPIPRPDSLRNLGLEAMPDRDLFSRITVLASTVLGCPISLLSVVEDDRQWFLGRSGIDLEQTPIDASFCARCVRNSAPLLVDDAHAEPSFAQSALAIIAPFLRSYIGVPVRGEDGTVIGALCGISPEPGAFRQDQVAMLEMLAELAEQSIALHTRTRALSNANAGLRQQTRIFRQAERAVNIGSWWVDLATRQLHWSDQVFAIAGLQPSPSINLRDVVQLYQPEDRPLVSAAMDDTIDEGKPFMFETTFHRADGEARRIRMVGERVDIDGRPDYVAGIILDCTEEHLRNAALQRAAERDRLTGLFNRASFDRKLADAMQLAGTEPVTVALLDLDGFKDINDTLGHLVGDRVLETIAAQLQLHASEGVYLARWGGDEFAMMFPAQMGLSGVTRFLERLLHELGEIPPLGASQLRIGATCGVARMCEAASSEEIMRRADLALYRGKDSGRGSVVWWDQQIEARQSERQQAIARLRSALGNGRALAAYQPIIALDTGRVVAVEALLRLRAEDGSLISASEVFCALLDPELSRRVSRVMLDHVVADGPALLALFGPDTRIAINLSDADLRQGDFVRHLIDVIDDSQLGPHNITIEVTETMLIDPSGHLRASLAMLDECGFTVCLDDFGTGFSSLTHLRAFPIHQVKIERDFIAAISEDHQSRLIIQAIVQMGHSLGLNVVVEGVETDEQEIFLRAMGCRMVQGYRYGRPGLLAEVEASFAAAAPPARRRA; from the coding sequence GTGACGCCGATCCCGCGCCCCGATTCTCTCCGCAATCTCGGTCTGGAGGCAATGCCCGACCGCGACCTGTTTTCGCGCATCACGGTCCTTGCCAGCACCGTGCTCGGGTGCCCGATCTCGCTCCTTTCGGTGGTCGAGGATGACCGTCAGTGGTTTCTGGGGCGCAGCGGCATCGATCTGGAGCAAACCCCGATCGATGCATCGTTCTGCGCACGGTGCGTGCGCAATTCGGCGCCCTTGCTGGTGGACGATGCGCATGCCGAACCCTCGTTCGCTCAATCGGCGCTAGCCATTATTGCACCTTTCCTGCGCTCCTATATCGGCGTGCCGGTACGCGGCGAGGATGGCACGGTAATCGGCGCGCTGTGCGGCATTTCCCCGGAGCCCGGCGCCTTCCGCCAAGACCAGGTCGCAATGCTGGAGATGCTGGCCGAATTGGCCGAGCAGAGCATCGCGCTGCACACCCGCACCCGTGCGCTCAGCAATGCCAATGCGGGGCTACGCCAGCAGACGCGGATCTTCCGGCAGGCCGAGCGTGCGGTCAACATCGGCAGTTGGTGGGTCGATCTGGCCACGCGGCAATTGCACTGGTCGGACCAGGTGTTTGCGATCGCCGGGCTGCAGCCCAGCCCGTCGATCAACCTGCGCGATGTCGTGCAGCTCTATCAGCCCGAGGACCGCCCGCTGGTCAGCGCGGCGATGGACGACACGATCGATGAAGGCAAACCCTTCATGTTCGAAACCACGTTCCACCGGGCCGATGGCGAGGCGCGGCGGATCAGGATGGTGGGCGAACGGGTCGATATCGATGGCCGGCCCGATTATGTCGCCGGGATCATTCTCGATTGCACCGAAGAGCACCTGCGCAATGCCGCATTGCAACGCGCTGCCGAACGCGACCGGCTAACCGGCCTGTTCAACCGCGCGAGCTTCGACCGGAAACTGGCCGATGCGATGCAGCTGGCCGGCACCGAACCGGTGACGGTCGCCCTCCTCGACCTCGACGGGTTCAAGGATATCAACGACACGCTGGGCCATCTGGTGGGCGACCGCGTGCTCGAAACGATCGCGGCGCAATTGCAGCTCCATGCCAGCGAAGGCGTCTATCTGGCGCGTTGGGGCGGCGATGAATTCGCGATGATGTTCCCGGCGCAGATGGGCCTGTCGGGCGTCACCCGCTTTCTCGAACGCCTGCTGCACGAACTGGGCGAGATCCCGCCGCTGGGCGCGTCGCAGCTCCGCATCGGGGCGACCTGCGGGGTGGCGCGAATGTGCGAGGCGGCCAGCAGCGAGGAGATCATGCGCCGCGCCGACCTTGCGCTCTATCGCGGCAAGGATTCAGGTCGCGGCAGCGTGGTGTGGTGGGACCAGCAGATCGAGGCCCGCCAGAGCGAACGCCAGCAGGCGATCGCGCGGCTGCGCAGCGCATTGGGCAACGGGCGCGCGCTGGCCGCCTACCAACCGATCATCGCGCTCGATACCGGGCGCGTGGTCGCGGTCGAGGCGCTGCTGCGCCTGCGTGCCGAAGATGGTTCGCTGATCTCCGCAAGCGAGGTGTTCTGCGCATTGCTCGACCCTGAATTGTCGCGCCGGGTAAGCCGCGTGATGCTTGACCATGTGGTTGCCGATGGCCCAGCATTGCTGGCGCTGTTCGGCCCGGACACCCGCATCGCGATCAACCTGTCCGATGCGGATCTGCGGCAAGGCGATTTCGTGCGCCATCTGATCGATGTGATCGACGACAGCCAGCTTGGCCCGCACAACATCACGATCGAAGTCACCGAAACGATGCTGATCGATCCCAGCGGGCACCTGCGCGCTTCGCTGGCGATGCTCGACGAATGCGGGTTTACCGTATGTCTCGACGATTTCGGAACAGGGTTCTCGTCGCTCACCCACCTGCGGGCCTTCCCGATCCATCAGGTCAAGATCGAACGCGATTTCATCGCCGCGATCAGCGAGGATCACCAGTCGCGGCTGATCATCCAGGCGATCGTCCAGATGGGCCACAGCCTCGGGCTCAACGTGGTGGTCGAGGGGGTCGAAACCGACGAGCAGGAAATCTTCCTGCGCGCGATGGGCTGCCGGATGGTGCAGGGCTATCGCTATGGCCGCCCGGGGCTGCTGGCCGAGGTCGAGGCAAGCTTTGCTGCGGCCGCGCCGCCGGCCCGCCGCCGCGCCTGA
- a CDS encoding aldose epimerase family protein translates to MKRPPHPAAPGAHRHLFGHLADGRAVEAVTLANTRGISATVIAYGAILQSVMMPDADGAKADITLGHATLAEYFANPHYFGASVGRVANRIAGGQFALDGAVYAVPCNNGPNALHGGPDGFDKALWDIAAVSSGAHPSVTLAHTSPDGDQGFPGALRVTVTYALSDTGDLAITYRASTDRPTIVNLTNHAYWNLAGEGAATSALDHVLTIPADHYLPIDAFAIPTGKFAPVAGTPFDFRTPSVIAERLGDASDPQIRIGNGFDHSWAVARARSERPRLVARLAHAASGRVLEVHSTEPGVQFYSGNALGGQAIGKAGRAYRRGDGIALEPQMFPDTPNQPAFGSIALAPGQAYCHRIIFALRST, encoded by the coding sequence ATGAAACGGCCACCTCATCCCGCCGCCCCAGGCGCACATCGGCACCTGTTCGGCCATCTCGCCGATGGCCGCGCCGTGGAGGCGGTCACGCTCGCCAACACGCGCGGCATCAGCGCAACGGTGATTGCCTATGGGGCAATTCTGCAATCGGTGATGATGCCGGATGCAGATGGGGCCAAGGCAGACATCACGCTGGGCCATGCAACTCTGGCCGAATACTTTGCCAATCCGCACTATTTCGGGGCCAGCGTGGGCCGTGTTGCCAACCGCATCGCCGGCGGACAGTTCGCGCTCGATGGCGCGGTCTATGCCGTGCCGTGCAACAACGGGCCCAATGCGCTGCACGGCGGGCCGGATGGTTTCGACAAGGCGCTGTGGGATATTGCTGCGGTATCCTCTGGCGCGCACCCCAGCGTCACGCTGGCGCATACCAGCCCTGACGGCGATCAGGGCTTTCCCGGCGCGCTGCGCGTCACAGTGACCTATGCATTGAGTGACACGGGCGACCTTGCGATCACCTACCGCGCGTCGACCGATCGCCCGACAATCGTCAACCTGACCAATCACGCCTATTGGAATCTGGCGGGCGAGGGCGCTGCGACCTCCGCGCTCGATCATGTTCTAACCATTCCGGCAGACCATTATCTGCCTATCGATGCCTTCGCGATCCCGACCGGCAAATTCGCGCCGGTGGCCGGCACGCCGTTCGATTTCCGCACCCCAAGCGTTATCGCGGAGCGTCTCGGCGATGCGAGTGACCCGCAAATCCGGATCGGAAACGGCTTCGATCACAGCTGGGCCGTGGCCCGCGCCCGCAGCGAGAGGCCGCGGCTGGTGGCGCGGCTGGCACACGCCGCTTCGGGCCGGGTGCTGGAAGTGCATTCGACCGAGCCGGGGGTGCAGTTCTATTCCGGCAACGCGCTTGGCGGGCAGGCAATCGGAAAAGCGGGGCGGGCCTATCGCAGGGGCGATGGCATCGCGCTCGAGCCGCAGATGTTTCCCGACACGCCCAACCAGCCGGCATTCGGCTCGATCGCGCTTGCACCGGGGCAGGCCTATTGCCACCGGATCATCTTTGCGCTGCGGTCGACGTGA